One segment of Gordonia terrae DNA contains the following:
- a CDS encoding DUF6986 family protein — translation MSVQPGRLDATFLAELEAALAPADAVLSDRYPGDDGSRQPVHTVYVPADRYSANLPQEWGRAALDAAADHGGLAAIARSTVAHTDSTATALADLVEGKLRTEPIEDLRIDFEDGYGVRSDDEEDAAVAAAVAAIRTAGDTSPPFLGIRFKCFEADVRARGLRTLDLFVAGLADTGDLPAGLTLTLPKVTSTDQAVAMVAVARELERIHGLPQGRIGFEIQVETPQAVMSADGTAAVASMIHAGDGRVTALHYGTYDYSASLGIAAAYQSMEHPAADHAKAVMQLAAAGTGVRLSDGSTNILPVGDAEAVHAGWALHARLVRRHLERGFYQGWDLHPAQLVTRFLATYAFYRDGFDSAAARLRNYAHRIESSVLDEPATARALAGFIRRGELCGALTVDEVETATDLPIAKVRELAFPHSQRTAR, via the coding sequence GTGAGCGTGCAACCCGGTCGCCTCGACGCGACTTTCCTCGCCGAACTCGAGGCCGCCCTGGCACCGGCGGATGCGGTCCTGTCCGATCGGTATCCGGGCGACGACGGGAGTCGCCAGCCGGTCCACACGGTCTACGTCCCCGCCGACCGGTACTCGGCGAACCTGCCGCAGGAGTGGGGACGCGCGGCGCTGGATGCAGCTGCCGACCACGGCGGCCTCGCCGCGATCGCCCGCTCGACCGTCGCCCACACCGACTCGACAGCAACCGCACTCGCGGACCTGGTGGAGGGCAAACTGCGCACCGAGCCCATCGAGGATCTGCGCATCGACTTCGAAGACGGTTACGGCGTCCGCTCCGACGACGAGGAGGACGCGGCCGTGGCGGCTGCCGTCGCCGCGATCCGTACGGCCGGCGACACGTCACCGCCGTTTCTCGGCATCCGCTTCAAGTGCTTCGAGGCCGACGTGCGGGCACGCGGCCTGCGCACCCTCGACTTGTTCGTCGCCGGTCTCGCCGACACCGGAGATCTGCCGGCGGGGCTGACGCTGACGCTGCCGAAGGTCACCTCGACCGACCAGGCGGTCGCGATGGTCGCCGTCGCCCGCGAACTCGAGCGCATTCACGGACTTCCGCAGGGACGCATCGGCTTCGAGATCCAGGTGGAAACCCCACAGGCGGTGATGAGCGCCGACGGCACTGCGGCGGTCGCGTCGATGATCCATGCCGGCGACGGCCGGGTGACCGCACTGCACTACGGGACCTACGACTACTCGGCGTCCCTCGGCATCGCCGCCGCCTATCAGTCGATGGAGCATCCCGCCGCCGACCACGCGAAGGCCGTGATGCAGCTCGCGGCGGCCGGCACCGGAGTGCGACTGTCGGACGGATCGACGAACATCCTCCCGGTCGGGGACGCTGAGGCCGTCCACGCCGGTTGGGCCTTGCACGCGAGACTCGTCCGCCGTCACCTCGAACGCGGCTTCTACCAGGGCTGGGATCTGCATCCCGCTCAACTCGTCACCCGCTTCTTGGCGACGTACGCCTTCTACCGTGACGGATTCGACTCGGCCGCAGCACGTTTGCGGAACTACGCGCACCGCATCGAGTCGTCGGTGCTCGACGAGCCTGCGACGGCACGTGCGCTCGCCGGTTTCATCCGACGCGGAGAACTGTGCGGCGCGCTGACCGTCGACGAGGTCGAGACCGCTACCGACCTGCCCATCGCGAAGGTGCGCGAACTCGCATTCCCCCACTCACAGAGGACAGCCCGATGA
- a CDS encoding bifunctional allantoicase/(S)-ureidoglycine aminohydrolase, with translation MNATPYYTPAGGLPPQTDLLTDRAVVTEAYTVIPRGVFRDIVTSVFPEWIDTRAWVLNRPVPGGAQTFAQTIVEVAPGGGSAAPEPQSEVEGFVFVTAGSLTVTIAGEEHVLSDGGFGYLPAGTPWSAHNRGDVPASFHWIRKRYEPIAGHEPAPKFGNERDIEPTAMPDTDGAWRTTRMLDPQDLAYDMHVNIVTFEPGASIPFAETHVMEHGLYVLEGKAVYRLNEDWVEVQAGDYMSLRAFCPQACYAGGPSNFRYLLYKDVNRQIVL, from the coding sequence ATGAACGCGACACCGTATTACACACCCGCGGGAGGACTCCCGCCGCAGACCGATCTGCTCACCGATCGCGCGGTCGTCACCGAGGCGTACACGGTGATCCCCCGTGGCGTGTTCCGCGACATCGTCACGTCGGTCTTCCCGGAGTGGATCGACACCCGCGCGTGGGTGCTGAACCGTCCGGTACCCGGTGGCGCGCAGACCTTCGCCCAGACGATCGTGGAGGTCGCCCCGGGCGGCGGATCGGCTGCGCCCGAACCGCAGTCGGAGGTCGAGGGTTTCGTCTTCGTCACCGCCGGATCGCTGACCGTGACCATCGCGGGCGAGGAGCACGTCCTGTCCGACGGTGGCTTCGGCTACCTGCCCGCGGGCACACCGTGGTCGGCACACAACCGCGGCGACGTCCCGGCGTCGTTCCACTGGATCCGCAAGCGCTACGAGCCGATCGCCGGCCATGAGCCTGCCCCGAAGTTCGGCAACGAGCGCGACATCGAGCCCACCGCGATGCCCGACACCGACGGCGCCTGGCGGACAACGAGAATGCTCGACCCGCAGGACCTCGCCTACGACATGCACGTCAACATCGTGACCTTCGAGCCCGGCGCGTCGATCCCCTTCGCCGAGACCCACGTGATGGAGCACGGTCTGTACGTCCTGGAGGGCAAGGCCGTCTACCGGCTCAACGAGGACTGGGTGGAGGTCCAGGCGGGCGACTACATGTCCCTGCGCGCCTTCTGCCCGCAGGCCTGCTACGCCGGCGGACCGTCGAACTTCCGCTACCTCCTCTACAAGGACGTCAACCGACAGATCGTGCTCTGA
- a CDS encoding hydroxymethylglutaryl-CoA lyase produces the protein MTRSVQIVDVTLRDGLQNESVIPTTAAKVDLARRLVDAGARRIEAVSFVHPRAVPAMADAEAVMAAVGGPPGVRYSGLVLNERGLDRALAARVDEVNVVVCASDTFSRRNQNMSTAESSAIASTIVRRAGDAGVPATVTVATAFGCPFEGEVAEDAVLDIVRAAVAAGAAEVALADTIGVAVPAQVASLGRKVRELADGRALRFHFHDTRNTGIANAWIAIEVGADALDASSGGIGGCPFAPAATGNVATEDLVYLLDRSGVEHGLDLEGVVDAGRRAVGLIGREPTSSLALAGGFPSPRA, from the coding sequence GTGACCCGGTCGGTCCAGATCGTCGACGTCACTCTTCGCGACGGGCTCCAGAACGAGTCGGTGATCCCGACCACCGCAGCGAAGGTGGACCTCGCGCGCCGGCTGGTCGACGCCGGTGCGCGCCGGATCGAAGCCGTCTCCTTCGTGCACCCGCGCGCGGTTCCGGCGATGGCCGACGCCGAAGCGGTGATGGCGGCGGTGGGCGGCCCGCCGGGGGTGCGGTACAGCGGATTGGTGCTCAACGAACGAGGATTGGATCGCGCCCTCGCTGCGCGGGTCGATGAAGTCAATGTCGTTGTGTGCGCGAGTGACACGTTCAGTCGTCGAAACCAGAACATGTCCACTGCCGAGTCGTCGGCGATCGCGTCGACCATCGTGCGGCGAGCCGGCGACGCGGGTGTCCCGGCCACGGTGACGGTGGCCACCGCGTTCGGGTGTCCATTCGAGGGTGAGGTGGCAGAAGACGCAGTCCTCGACATCGTCCGTGCCGCCGTCGCCGCCGGTGCCGCCGAAGTGGCTCTCGCCGACACCATCGGGGTTGCCGTACCCGCTCAGGTTGCGAGCCTGGGCCGGAAGGTGCGAGAGCTCGCCGACGGCAGGGCACTTCGTTTCCATTTCCACGACACCCGTAACACCGGTATCGCCAACGCCTGGATCGCAATCGAAGTCGGGGCCGATGCGCTCGACGCCTCGTCGGGCGGAATCGGGGGGTGTCCCTTTGCGCCTGCCGCTACCGGGAACGTGGCAACGGAGGACCTGGTCTATCTTCTCGACAGATCGGGTGTGGAGCACGGATTGGACCTCGAGGGCGTCGTCGACGCCGGACGCCGGGCCGTCGGCCTGATCGGGCGTGAGCCGACGTCGAGTCTGGCCCTTGCCGGGGGATTTCCGTCGCCACGCGCGTGA
- a CDS encoding protein kinase domain-containing protein, with product MPLSPGTHIAGYRVVSQLGAGGMGEVYLVENLQLERREALKVISTAVSAQPGFNQRFTNEARTTAKLDHRSIITIHQYGIEDGSPWFSMSYVDGKDLTDERLTPAEVSTVVSQVADALDYAHRHHVVHRDIKPANILVTRDPATNAVERALVLDFGIAKLAGSANLTGTHSFIGTVAFSAPETLEGADATARSDQYSLACTAYALLAGQPPFVGQSEPSVMLGHIQRPVPHIGRLRGDLAHLDPVFQRALSKNPAARYPDCRSFAAALQAALDSPAAQGNTMVAGSVPPPTLVGGGTGGAPAPHPSGPQQQFGPPHGQYTPPPQATMTGPSGPQPLMSKPSGQQPMYSSAPHLSGPHAQPVHPQPGYPGMPPVPPKKKKRTGLIVAGVLGAVLLLVVAAVVGLAVIGSTVDDPEKAAVAQPVVSTNFGSSCAVVNGSVHCWGDNDTGQLGDGTTTPHTRPVAVTGVSNATAVTTGGYLTGENAYVSTACAIAAGDAFCWGNNHYGEVGNGASGSTVDAATKVGTISDVKAISTGWGTTCAVAGTDAYCWGNNEYGQLGNGGGTDPVSAPVKVPGLGVVTDIATAYGTTCAVSDGSAFCWGANDNGQIGDGSTTARSAPVKVGSLTDVTDIAIGGYHEAADDDDPNTNTSTYFQTTCAVAGGDAWCWGSNAYGQIGDGTSETRQTPVQVGNLGGVSAISTDWGTTCAVSDDRAFCWGDDDRSQLGSAGGSVKIPREVSTLTDVTSISTGNGTSCAMSAASVYCWGFNNDGQIGDGSSGDGANRTTPTKLTI from the coding sequence GTGCCGTTGAGTCCCGGCACCCACATCGCCGGCTATCGGGTGGTCTCCCAGCTCGGTGCGGGCGGTATGGGCGAGGTGTACCTCGTCGAGAACCTGCAGCTGGAGCGGCGCGAGGCCCTGAAGGTGATCTCGACGGCGGTCAGCGCCCAGCCCGGGTTCAACCAGCGCTTCACCAACGAGGCACGCACCACCGCGAAGCTCGACCACCGCAGCATCATCACCATCCACCAGTACGGCATCGAGGACGGGTCCCCGTGGTTCTCGATGAGCTACGTCGACGGCAAGGACCTCACCGACGAACGCCTGACGCCCGCCGAGGTGTCGACGGTCGTCTCGCAGGTGGCCGACGCTCTCGACTACGCGCACCGCCATCATGTGGTGCACCGGGACATCAAGCCGGCCAACATCCTCGTCACCCGCGATCCGGCGACGAACGCCGTCGAGCGCGCCCTCGTACTCGACTTCGGCATCGCCAAACTCGCCGGCTCGGCGAATCTGACCGGTACCCACTCCTTCATCGGGACGGTCGCCTTCTCGGCCCCGGAGACACTCGAGGGAGCCGACGCCACCGCGCGATCGGATCAGTACTCGCTGGCCTGTACGGCCTACGCACTGCTCGCGGGGCAGCCTCCGTTCGTCGGTCAGTCCGAGCCGTCGGTGATGCTGGGACACATCCAGCGTCCGGTCCCCCACATCGGCCGGCTGCGCGGAGACCTCGCCCACCTCGACCCGGTGTTCCAGCGCGCGTTGTCGAAGAACCCCGCGGCCCGGTACCCCGACTGCCGCAGTTTCGCGGCCGCATTGCAGGCGGCTCTCGATTCGCCTGCCGCACAGGGCAACACGATGGTCGCCGGCTCGGTGCCCCCACCCACTCTCGTCGGTGGCGGCACGGGTGGCGCGCCGGCCCCGCACCCCTCGGGACCCCAGCAGCAGTTCGGCCCACCCCACGGCCAGTACACGCCTCCTCCCCAGGCGACGATGACCGGGCCGTCCGGCCCGCAACCGCTGATGAGCAAACCGTCGGGGCAGCAGCCGATGTACTCGTCGGCACCGCACCTCTCCGGCCCGCACGCCCAGCCGGTCCACCCCCAGCCCGGTTACCCCGGCATGCCCCCGGTCCCGCCGAAAAAGAAGAAGCGGACCGGGCTGATCGTCGCCGGCGTGCTCGGCGCCGTGCTGCTGCTCGTGGTCGCGGCCGTCGTCGGGCTGGCCGTCATCGGCAGCACCGTCGACGACCCCGAGAAGGCCGCCGTCGCCCAGCCGGTGGTGAGCACCAACTTCGGCAGCAGCTGCGCCGTGGTCAACGGCAGCGTGCACTGCTGGGGCGACAACGACACCGGGCAGCTCGGCGACGGCACGACGACCCCGCATACCCGCCCGGTCGCGGTGACCGGGGTCTCGAACGCCACCGCGGTCACCACGGGCGGCTACCTCACCGGCGAGAACGCCTACGTCTCGACGGCATGCGCCATCGCCGCGGGCGACGCATTCTGTTGGGGCAACAACCATTACGGCGAGGTCGGCAACGGCGCCAGCGGATCGACGGTGGATGCCGCGACCAAGGTCGGCACCATCTCCGACGTCAAGGCGATCTCCACCGGGTGGGGCACCACGTGCGCCGTCGCCGGCACCGACGCCTACTGCTGGGGCAACAACGAATACGGCCAGCTCGGCAACGGCGGCGGCACCGACCCGGTGTCGGCCCCGGTCAAGGTGCCCGGACTCGGCGTCGTCACCGACATCGCGACCGCCTACGGCACCACCTGCGCGGTGTCGGACGGCTCGGCGTTCTGCTGGGGAGCCAACGACAACGGGCAGATCGGTGACGGCAGCACGACCGCGCGATCGGCACCGGTCAAGGTCGGCTCGCTGACCGACGTCACCGACATCGCCATCGGCGGTTATCACGAGGCGGCCGATGACGACGACCCGAACACCAACACCAGCACCTACTTCCAGACGACCTGCGCGGTCGCCGGCGGTGACGCGTGGTGCTGGGGTTCCAACGCCTACGGTCAGATCGGTGACGGCACCAGCGAGACCCGACAGACACCGGTCCAGGTCGGAAATCTGGGCGGGGTCTCGGCCATCTCCACCGACTGGGGCACCACCTGTGCGGTCTCCGACGACCGGGCCTTCTGCTGGGGAGACGACGATCGCAGCCAGCTCGGCTCCGCCGGCGGATCGGTGAAGATCCCCCGCGAGGTCTCGACCCTGACCGACGTCACGTCGATCTCGACCGGCAACGGGACGTCGTGCGCGATGTCGGCGGCATCGGTGTACTGCTGGGGATTCAACAACGACGGCCAGATCGGCGACGGTTCCAGCGGCGACGGCGCGAACCGCACGACGCCGACGAAGCTCACCATCTAG
- a CDS encoding IclR family transcriptional regulator has translation MAGNSGGVQSVERAFELLELIGRAGGECSLSHLSAESPLPPPTIHRLLRTLVGIGYVRQLPNRSYALGPRLIRLGEVANRQLGAVAAPVLASLVGELSETASLAVLDGDMVIYVAQVPSPHSMRTNNEVGRRVTMHNTAVGKAVLAELDDARILKHVTQAGLTAATEWSVTSLSGVFAAVEQVRADGVATDEQEHEVGVCGMAVAVPGAPTPMAVGISGPVARFDDDLRARAIGALRTAAGTVSEALIGSRET, from the coding sequence ATGGCGGGGAACTCGGGCGGTGTGCAGTCCGTCGAGCGCGCGTTCGAGTTGCTCGAACTCATCGGACGCGCCGGCGGCGAATGCTCGCTGAGTCATCTGTCGGCGGAATCACCGCTGCCGCCTCCCACCATCCATCGACTGCTCCGGACGCTCGTGGGAATCGGATACGTCCGGCAGCTCCCGAACCGGTCATACGCCCTGGGTCCTCGGCTCATCCGGCTCGGCGAGGTGGCCAACCGGCAACTCGGCGCCGTGGCCGCGCCCGTCCTGGCCTCGCTGGTCGGCGAGCTCAGCGAGACCGCGAGTCTCGCAGTACTCGACGGCGACATGGTCATCTACGTGGCGCAGGTCCCGTCGCCGCACAGCATGCGCACCAACAACGAGGTCGGGCGCCGGGTGACCATGCACAACACCGCGGTGGGCAAGGCGGTCCTCGCCGAACTCGACGATGCGCGCATCCTCAAGCACGTCACGCAAGCCGGCCTGACCGCCGCCACCGAATGGAGTGTCACGTCGTTGTCCGGCGTGTTCGCCGCCGTCGAGCAGGTGCGCGCGGACGGTGTCGCCACCGACGAACAGGAACACGAGGTCGGGGTCTGCGGCATGGCGGTCGCGGTGCCCGGCGCCCCCACACCCATGGCGGTCGGCATCTCGGGACCGGTGGCCCGATTCGACGACGACCTCCGTGCCCGGGCGATCGGCGCCCTCCGCACCGCCGCCGGGACCGTGTCCGAAGCGCTGATCGGGTCCAGGGAGACGTAG